The DNA segment TACCGCCAAGCTGGTTGGTGCACCGACGGAGGCGACAACTGGAATGCCTGCCATCGACGCTTTTTGGATTAGCTCGAAACATGCGCGTCCACTCAAAAGCAGCAACTTATCGTTCAGCGGAAGACGGTTCTCAAGTAACTGGCGACCGATCAGTTTGTCCAATGCGTTATGCCGGCCGACGTCCTCGAAGTTCGCGACAAGACGGCCCTCAGGATCGAACAACGCTGCCGCATGCAAGCCTCCAGTGCGGTGAAAGGTGGTTTGCTGGCGGCGTTGCGTGTTTGAGAGGTGGTGGATTAACTCGGATCGAAGTCTGGGAGTCCCTTCCGTTAATCGGTGGACACCGGTTTGAAACACGGCCGCTATCGAACGCTTGCCACAGACGCCACAACTGGATGAAACGTACGAGTGGCGTTGCAGTTTCGGCCAATCGATCTGAGCGTGGGGGGCCAGTGTGGCAACAACGACATTGCGTCGTAGCTGTTCTATGCTGGAAAGATCAGCTCTCGCATAGATGATTCCTTCAGAAAGTAAAAAGCCGGTTGCGAGGTCGCGATCACTCCCAGGCGTTCTCATAGTAACGGCCAACGGTTTCTCAAACACTTGACCATCGGAGATGAACGCGAGGCGAATTTCAAGCGGTTCCTCAATGCAAACCTCGTCGTCATCTTGGGTCCGCTCCTGTTGCGATACAAACGTGACCGGGAGTTCGACGACTGAAGAGTGAGAAGAAGGCATTGTCGATTCCTTCTATGGATTGAGAGTTGCGATTTTGTACGGATGCCATCTCAATAGGCAAAACCCGTGCCAGCGTGTGACAAGTGTCCTTAGAAACGTAATAGAGGCATCTACCCGCGACAGAAGCGAAGCGAGGGAGCATCGCGTGGGCAAGTTTTAGGTCCGCCCGTCAAGATTTGTGCCTTGGTCCAAATCACAGACGGTCGTAGTAAGCCGGGATATGACTCGTTTTGCGAGCGTGCAAGGAATTCTCGCCGTGGGTACAGCGGTTGCTTATGTGCCTGTCAGCGCAGTGAGACGTGCTGACGCAAGACATATTTTACCCGGGCTATCAAGCGATCCGCCCATTCTAAGGAGCGAACATGAATCCCCTATTTCGTCGAGACTTCATGAGGGGAACGGCGGCCGTAGCGGCACTGGCTACGTCGTACCTGGCAGGCTCACCGCGGGCAGAAGGTGGCGATACGTCTTTCATGAACAACGTACCTGATCCACTTCTCTCGGGAAAGGAGCTTCCACGCTTTACGTTTGCCTTGGAAAAGTCCGAGGGGAAAGTCATCGATCAGAGCTTTGGCAAAGAAGCGACAGTCGAACAGCTTCCGATTTCTAAGGAAATCGCAGGGGTTTCGATGAAACTCCAGCCGGGGGCCATGCGGGAGTTGCACTGGCATGCGACAGCCGCCGAATGGGCATTCGTCCTGTCAGGACAAGTTCGCACAACGGTAGTTCAGCCCAACGGTAACTCCGAGACCAACGACTTCGAACCTGGCGACGTGTGGTTTTTCCCCCGAGGTCACGGCCACATGCTGGAATGTCTGGGCGAGGAACCAGCCCATTTTATTCTGATCTTCGACAATGGTTACTTTTCGGAGTTCGGGACCTTCAGCGTTACCGATTGGCTCGGACATGTTCCAGCAGAGTTGTTGGCCAAGAATTTCGGCGTGCCGGCATCCTCATTTGATGACTTTCCGAAAAAAGAGGTCTACTTTGCATTTGGTAAGCCGCCCCCCAATCGACCCTCGCCTCCGTTGCAAGGAAACCATCGGCCGCAGCAGACACATAAGTTCCGACTTCTGAACGGGAAGCCCCATGGGACATTTCCCGGTGGGCGAGAGTGGCGGGTTGATTCGAGCAATTTCCCGATCTCAACCACGGTAACCGGGGTAATCCTGGACCTGGATCCCGGAGCAATTCGCGAACTCCACTGGCATCCCAACGCCGATGAGTGGCAATACGTTATCCAGGGGGACATCCGGGTCACGATGTTTGGCTCGCACGGGCGATACCGGGAGGAGTCGCTGCAAGCAGGAGACGTCGCGTACATACCACAAGGATATGGTCACTCCATCGAAAATGTCGGTAGCGATGGTTGCCGCATACTGATTGGCTTTAACACCGGAACCTACGAGGCGATCGACCTTTCTCAGTGGATTGCCGCTAACCCTGTCGACGTACTAGCGACAAATTTCTCGAAGTCACCAGCGCTATTCGAATCGTTCCCTAAACGCGATGTATTCATTGCAGATCGAAATGACAAGTCGTAGTGCCTGGTGAGTCAAGGTACGAATCTCTTCAAGAACCAAGTTGGAGTGAAAAATCACATGGAAACAATCAATGAGCAACTGACAGAAACCGGCCATCCGCACGGTAGCAACGAGGGGCGTCTCATGCGAATGTGCGCGGTCATCTTAGCGGTCGTTGTTGGTGGTACCACCTTCGCTTATGCGGGAGGATGGTTGACCCCTTCGGCACTGACTCCGAGCCGATTTGTGGACACTTTAGAGCAAGTTTCTGGAAACCATCCTGGCTACCGGCGCAACCATGCCAGAGGGGTGGGAGTCTCTGGATACTTCGAGAGCAATGGCAACGGCGAGAAGCTATCTCGTGCATCGATCTTCAAGCCAGGACGCGTCGAGCTCTTAGGGCGATTCTCACTTTCCGGCGGCAATCCACAGGCAGCTGATTCGGTTGGCGAAGTCCGCGGCCTGGGTCTGCAGTTTACTTCAACCAACGGCGAAACGTGGCGTACTGCGATGATCAGTCTTCCCGTGTTCCCGGTTGATACGCCAGAGGCTTTTCACGAACTACTAATCGCTTCACGGCCGGACCCTCAGACCGGTAAGCCAGTTCCAAGTGCCATGAAGGAGTTCTCGGCAAAGCATCCAGAATCCGCGGCGGCCAACCCGATCATTGGCAAGACACCAATAAGCGATGGCTTTGCGAATACGACCTTTCATGGACTCAATACTTTTTACTTCACCAATCGAGAAGGACACGCCGTGCCTGTTCGGTGGATAGTGACCCCTGAGCAGCCGTTTCGCGCCGCAGATACAAGTGAAACGCACGTTGACTTGAGTTTCCTGTTCCACGATCTGGCCGGAGCGGTCCATCAATCTCCCTTGCGTTGGCATCTCATCGTGATCCTTGGGCATCCGGACGATCCAGTCGATGACGCATCGATTGCCTGGGACTCAACGCGGGAAAGGGTTGACTTGGGAGTCATCGTGATCAATGCCGTCGAGCAGGAACAAGACAGTTCGGCAGACAAGATCAACTTCGACCCCCTTGTGTTGCCAGATGGCATCTCACCTTCAAATGATCCGCTATTAAGCGCGCGTTCTGCAATCTATTCCCAATCGTTCACGCGGCGAGCAGGAGAAACGCGATCCCTGCCTTCGCAGTCGGAATTGCCACTCAATAAGGAGTCTGGCGATGAATAATACGACAGTTCGTTTCGCTACCAGTTCACAGTGGCTTCACTGGATCATGGCGGTATTGATCCTGCTAATGCTCTTCGTGGGTGTCATCATGGTCACATCCATGACGAATTATTACTGGCTGTTCGGGCTGCATCGCTCCGTCGGGACTCTTGTACTTTTCCTGGCTTTGCTACGGTTAGCCAATCGCTTGTGGTTTCCTCCACCGAAACTGCCAAGCGAGATGCCGCGTTGGGAACGACGGGTCGCCGCGCTATCAGAATACTCGATGTATGCGTTGATGATCGTAATGCCGTTGGTCGGCTGGGGGATGCTTTCCGCGGCGAGGTATCCGATTGTCATCTTCGGATCGATTTCATTGCCGTTTATCCTGCCTCATGATTTGAAGTGGTACTCAGTGCTCCATGCGTCACATACGGTGTTGGCGTATGTTTTCTTCGCGATGGTTTTGGCGCACTTCGGCGCGGTAATGCTCCACACGATCGTCTATCGGGATGGATTGCTGTTCCGCATGCTGAGTCTCCCGGTCCGCGGTGTAGGACCACTCAAAGCCATCGACTTGAAAGCAGATTCTGCCATCCTTGAAAATGATCCTTCGCAGAAGGTTAACCATGTCTAACAATACCGCGGCATTTGATTCAGATGAAATTCAGCCGCAAGCTGCGATCACAGTCGCCGACGATATTCCGGTCGCAAAGAGATCCTGGACGGCGTGGGCCTGGGGACTATCGGCAGCGGCTATGTGCCTGGCGTTCCTTATTTGGATGACCCCGACAATCTTATTGCTATGGAACACGGTCTCAACGGATGATGCTTATGTGGATGGACACGTCACCATGGTTGCTCCCCGGGTTTCGGGACAAGTTGCACTGGTGCATGTTGATGACAATATGCAGGTAGCGAAGGGAGATATCCTCGCGGAAATTGATCGAGTACCATTCCAGGTTCAAGTCGATATTCAATTGGCAAACGTTCAAGCCGCCGAGACTACATTGGCCCAGGCCAAGGCCGAGGCACACGCCCGATTGGCGGAAGTGCAAGCCGCACGCTATGCCTTGCAGCATGCCATCGAATCGGTTCGTGATCAAATCGCGCAACTTCATTCCAACGTTGCTCATTGGAAAGTTGAGCAAGCCTCTTTGGTGCTGGCCAGACGAAACTACGAACGTAACGCGGCCTTGGCCCCCACTGGTGCAGTCTCGCAAACGAGCCTGGACCTCAATATTGCTGAACGAGATGAAGCACTGAGCCGTGTAGAAGAAGCATTCGAGGTTATTCAGCAAACACGGACGAATCTTGGGCTTCCGCGAAACTCCGAGAACTCGCTTGACGTTCCCGAAGACCTCGATCAGTCGTTTTCACTAGTAAGGGAAGCATTGGCAAACTTCTATCAGTCGCTTGCGAAGTTAGGATACGAACCTCGGTCATGGACCCAAACGCCCAACGAAGCGATCCAGGCGGTGTTCGACTACAAGGAACACTCCAACGAGAACACCTTGTATCAGCAACTTCTACAGAACGATCCAGGTATCAAGCAAGCAGAGGCTCAACTGCTCCAGGCCCAACGGAATCTTCAGCAGGCAGAGT comes from the Bremerella alba genome and includes:
- a CDS encoding cytochrome b, which codes for MNNTTVRFATSSQWLHWIMAVLILLMLFVGVIMVTSMTNYYWLFGLHRSVGTLVLFLALLRLANRLWFPPPKLPSEMPRWERRVAALSEYSMYALMIVMPLVGWGMLSAARYPIVIFGSISLPFILPHDLKWYSVLHASHTVLAYVFFAMVLAHFGAVMLHTIVYRDGLLFRMLSLPVRGVGPLKAIDLKADSAILENDPSQKVNHV
- the fdhD gene encoding formate dehydrogenase accessory sulfurtransferase FdhD, with amino-acid sequence MPSSHSSVVELPVTFVSQQERTQDDDEVCIEEPLEIRLAFISDGQVFEKPLAVTMRTPGSDRDLATGFLLSEGIIYARADLSSIEQLRRNVVVATLAPHAQIDWPKLQRHSYVSSSCGVCGKRSIAAVFQTGVHRLTEGTPRLRSELIHHLSNTQRRQQTTFHRTGGLHAAALFDPEGRLVANFEDVGRHNALDKLIGRQLLENRLPLNDKLLLLSGRACFELIQKASMAGIPVVASVGAPTSLAVSLARDMGITLLGFVRDSRFNIYSDFGRLIEGTEESE
- a CDS encoding catalase family peroxidase, encoding METINEQLTETGHPHGSNEGRLMRMCAVILAVVVGGTTFAYAGGWLTPSALTPSRFVDTLEQVSGNHPGYRRNHARGVGVSGYFESNGNGEKLSRASIFKPGRVELLGRFSLSGGNPQAADSVGEVRGLGLQFTSTNGETWRTAMISLPVFPVDTPEAFHELLIASRPDPQTGKPVPSAMKEFSAKHPESAAANPIIGKTPISDGFANTTFHGLNTFYFTNREGHAVPVRWIVTPEQPFRAADTSETHVDLSFLFHDLAGAVHQSPLRWHLIVILGHPDDPVDDASIAWDSTRERVDLGVIVINAVEQEQDSSADKINFDPLVLPDGISPSNDPLLSARSAIYSQSFTRRAGETRSLPSQSELPLNKESGDE
- a CDS encoding HlyD family secretion protein, with the protein product MSNNTAAFDSDEIQPQAAITVADDIPVAKRSWTAWAWGLSAAAMCLAFLIWMTPTILLLWNTVSTDDAYVDGHVTMVAPRVSGQVALVHVDDNMQVAKGDILAEIDRVPFQVQVDIQLANVQAAETTLAQAKAEAHARLAEVQAARYALQHAIESVRDQIAQLHSNVAHWKVEQASLVLARRNYERNAALAPTGAVSQTSLDLNIAERDEALSRVEEAFEVIQQTRTNLGLPRNSENSLDVPEDLDQSFSLVREALANFYQSLAKLGYEPRSWTQTPNEAIQAVFDYKEHSNENTLYQQLLQNDPGIKQAEAQLLQAQRNLQQAELNLSYCTIVSEIDGIVIRRNVNPGNYIDAGQGILAVRSLEEIWINANFKETQLTNLRIGQPVDFYVDMYGGRTKFHGRISGFSMGTGQTLALLPAQNATGNFVKIVQRLPVRIEVLDYDPDTAPLYAGLSVEPYVFYKQPATGPNANKRLQDVARVPVSSDRNLEE
- a CDS encoding cupin domain-containing protein, with product MNPLFRRDFMRGTAAVAALATSYLAGSPRAEGGDTSFMNNVPDPLLSGKELPRFTFALEKSEGKVIDQSFGKEATVEQLPISKEIAGVSMKLQPGAMRELHWHATAAEWAFVLSGQVRTTVVQPNGNSETNDFEPGDVWFFPRGHGHMLECLGEEPAHFILIFDNGYFSEFGTFSVTDWLGHVPAELLAKNFGVPASSFDDFPKKEVYFAFGKPPPNRPSPPLQGNHRPQQTHKFRLLNGKPHGTFPGGREWRVDSSNFPISTTVTGVILDLDPGAIRELHWHPNADEWQYVIQGDIRVTMFGSHGRYREESLQAGDVAYIPQGYGHSIENVGSDGCRILIGFNTGTYEAIDLSQWIAANPVDVLATNFSKSPALFESFPKRDVFIADRNDKS